GTTCTTCTTCCGGGGCCACAGGATCCGGATCTACGGGAACCGATACGGGCGCGAACAACAGCGGTTCTTCCAACAATTCTAATAGCGGAAGCAATTCCGGATCTTCCAATTCCGGTTCTGGATCTTCGAGTGATTCCGGTAGTTCCGCTACTGGAAATAATACCGCACCTCCGGTTACCGGCGTGATTACGGTAAACGACCAAGTAGGAACCGCTCCGTTTACCTACAACACCGTTCAAACGATTCCGTTGAACTTAGTCGTTACGGACAAACAATCCAAACCGGTAATCGGCGCGACCGTAATCGTTTCCGACAATCAAGGAAACATTCTCTTCCAAGGAATTTCCGATAACACCGGAAAAGTAAGCGGAACGATCACCATGGAAACCGCGGTCGGCCAAATCACTTTGGAGATCACCGCAAACGGAGAATCGATCACGAACGTAATCAACTTGATCAACGTGATCGGAATCAATCGTGAAATCAAATACGAGATTCTTCTTCCGGTCGTAACGGCTCCTACCGATACGGACAAGGACGGAGTTCCCGATACTTTGGATGCATATCCTCAGGATCCGACCCGTTCTTCCTTGATCCGAATTCCTTCGGAAGGTGTGAGCACCGTCGCTTATGAGGATTTGTATCCGAGCGCTGGCGACGCGGACTTAAACGACTACGTGGTTCATATCCGTAACGAAGAAGACTTAAACGCCGTGGGCGACGTGATTCGTTTGAGAGGAACGTACCAACACGTCGCAAGAGGTGCCGGTTACAAACATACGTTCTTTATAAAACTTCCGGTTTCGGTCGGAGCTAAGTACAGCAGAAAAGTCGTAAGAGATGACGGAAAAGAAATCACCGCGCTCAATACGATCAACGTTTCTTCCGCAGACTTAAACGCGGGGATTCAGATTCACGAAGAATCGAACAAGACCACTTCCAATCCGAACGTAAATCCGGGCGGAGTTTATAAGCCGGGACATATCGCGACGATCGAGATCGTGTTCAATTCTCCGGTAAAAAAATCGGCGATCGGAAATT
This genomic stretch from Leptospira kmetyi serovar Malaysia str. Bejo-Iso9 harbors:
- a CDS encoding LruC domain-containing protein; this encodes MKKILLLLLVVGIAVGCNHKKKGALWPLLALLNQDTSSSNSNGQSGVATETASASNGGGVVLVDNTGSNGSVTYYPSASGSSSPASTSGSSNSGSGSNASGSSGTSNSGSSSSSSSSSSSGGTDSGSSSSSTSNDGSSSGSNSSSGSSDNTGSSSSGSSSSGSGDNVASGGSSSGATGSGSTGTDTGANNSGSSNNSNSGSNSGSSNSGSGSSSDSGSSATGNNTAPPVTGVITVNDQVGTAPFTYNTVQTIPLNLVVTDKQSKPVIGATVIVSDNQGNILFQGISDNTGKVSGTITMETAVGQITLEITANGESITNVINLINVIGINREIKYEILLPVVTAPTDTDKDGVPDTLDAYPQDPTRSSLIRIPSEGVSTVAYEDLYPSAGDADLNDYVVHIRNEEDLNAVGDVIRLRGTYQHVARGAGYKHTFFIKLPVSVGAKYSRKVVRDDGKEITALNTINVSSADLNAGIQIHEESNKTTSNPNVNPGGVYKPGHIATIEIVFNSPVKKSAIGNYPYDIFIKVINTGKEIHFPGLYKNANGTDKYLDSNQFPWAILVPGSWKYPYEGLDIRKDTQTGYKEFNLWVASKGTSYKDWYKHITNEAKVFPVPDVESELMGFLLNSVKKNAILVAILLMAAGATAAYLLKRRMLSRA